One genomic region from Longimicrobium sp. encodes:
- a CDS encoding histidine kinase → MVNPNPASSAGAAAAHEPASHGARLTRGEVLAIFAFWLFMAVLTAANRLLDPRRPPGIQPTFPSAPVALAFAESLVWAVVTCAIFLLSRRFFTARERRWTLVAALAVTGVAASILVDLVLDVTRWWLLGLPQRHNFFSDPLRAITHLWFLREMVVYCGIVAAGVARDYSLRYRQRQDEATRLQAETAQLRAQLAEARLSALRSQVDPHFLFNTLNAVSALVERDPKGVRRMIARLSELLRHSLEGAGDAEVTLAKEMEFVERYLEIMRIRFQGTLEVETEVEGGVMDALVPNLVLQPLVENAVKHGVSRMKSGGRIHISARRDDGRVVLSVRDNGPGLGAETPREGVGVRNTRQRLEQLYGDAQALVLRPADGGGVEAEVVLPYHTAGDLHAAGVGVVG, encoded by the coding sequence ATGGTGAATCCGAATCCCGCGAGCTCCGCCGGCGCTGCCGCCGCGCACGAGCCGGCGTCCCACGGCGCCCGGCTCACGCGCGGCGAGGTGCTGGCCATCTTCGCGTTCTGGCTGTTCATGGCGGTGCTGACCGCCGCCAACCGCCTGCTCGACCCGCGCCGCCCGCCGGGAATCCAGCCGACCTTCCCCTCCGCCCCGGTGGCGCTCGCCTTCGCCGAGTCGCTCGTCTGGGCGGTGGTCACCTGCGCGATCTTCCTGCTCAGCCGCCGCTTCTTCACCGCGCGCGAGCGGCGCTGGACGCTGGTGGCGGCGCTGGCCGTCACCGGCGTCGCGGCGTCGATCCTGGTGGACCTGGTGCTCGACGTCACCCGCTGGTGGCTGCTCGGGCTCCCGCAGCGGCACAACTTCTTCTCCGACCCGCTGCGCGCCATTACCCACCTCTGGTTCCTGCGGGAGATGGTCGTCTACTGCGGCATCGTGGCGGCGGGCGTGGCGCGCGACTACTCGCTGCGCTACCGCCAGCGGCAGGACGAGGCCACGCGCCTGCAGGCCGAGACCGCGCAGCTCCGCGCCCAGCTGGCCGAGGCGCGCCTCTCCGCGCTCCGCAGCCAGGTCGATCCCCACTTCCTCTTCAACACCCTGAACGCCGTCTCCGCGCTGGTCGAGCGGGACCCGAAGGGCGTGAGGAGGATGATCGCGCGGCTGAGCGAGCTCCTGCGCCACTCGCTGGAGGGCGCGGGGGATGCGGAGGTGACGCTGGCCAAGGAGATGGAGTTCGTGGAGCGCTACCTGGAGATCATGCGCATCCGCTTTCAGGGCACGCTCGAGGTGGAGACGGAGGTGGAGGGCGGGGTGATGGACGCGCTGGTGCCCAACCTGGTGCTGCAGCCGCTGGTGGAGAACGCGGTGAAGCACGGCGTCAGCCGGATGAAGTCCGGCGGCCGCATCCACATCTCCGCGCGGCGCGACGATGGCCGCGTGGTCCTCTCCGTCCGCGACAACGGGCCGGGGCTGGGCGCGGAGACGCCGCGCGAGGGCGTGGGCGTGCGCAACACCCGCCAGCGCCTGGAGCAGCTGTACGGCGATGCGCAGGCGCTCGTGCTCCGGCCGGCGGACGGCGGCGGCGTGGAGGCCGAGGTCGTCCTCCCCTACCACACCGCCGGCGACCTGCACGCCGCCGGCGTGGGCGTGGTGGGGTGA
- a CDS encoding SIR2 family protein, whose translation MRILMSYSPKDSPVVGEIAQHLIGHGHNVWVDWFKPASEENIIGEIRLLFERVSVDAVILVASKNSFRSADVQRQFSAIAFQQVSNRELRIILVRIDHSEFPGYLPTHVYIDMAGDFESGLATLTTTLDGITESGGADISTGATPGKDGRGAQIRKLREAFGRGRLTLVCGAGVSVEAGIPSWRKLLVRLLRSMMHRIAETHALTLDDEAADEFDRRHGSSSLIVGKYLKNTLGNEFLRELRDALYAAPPGSSKLLECIGRMVKPERDRLPFDSIITFNFDDLIEETLRSNGTKACPIYSEELTHKSDEIPIYHVHGYLPRQAKIPETSNIVFSEDAYHSQFIDPFSWSNLIQLTKLTHTTCLLVGISLKDPNLRRLLDVAMRRRVDKTPSHYILREIPRMSNGDGLDRVAKLLEEQDANTLGLNVIWFNYFPEIPAILDEISSVA comes from the coding sequence ATGCGCATCCTCATGAGCTATAGTCCCAAAGATAGCCCGGTCGTTGGGGAGATTGCGCAACATCTGATAGGCCACGGTCACAACGTTTGGGTTGATTGGTTCAAACCTGCTTCGGAGGAAAACATCATTGGAGAGATCAGGCTACTCTTCGAACGTGTAAGTGTGGACGCTGTAATTCTCGTCGCGAGTAAGAATTCGTTTCGCTCCGCGGACGTCCAGCGCCAATTCTCCGCAATCGCTTTTCAGCAGGTATCCAACCGCGAGCTGCGGATCATTCTTGTCCGAATTGATCACAGCGAGTTTCCTGGATACTTGCCTACGCACGTGTACATCGACATGGCTGGTGACTTCGAGTCCGGGCTAGCCACCTTGACCACAACCTTGGACGGCATCACGGAATCAGGAGGCGCTGATATCAGTACCGGAGCCACTCCAGGGAAAGATGGACGTGGCGCGCAGATCCGGAAGTTGCGCGAAGCATTCGGTCGCGGTCGTCTCACCCTCGTATGCGGCGCTGGTGTATCGGTAGAAGCAGGAATTCCGTCCTGGCGCAAACTCTTGGTCAGACTCCTCCGCAGTATGATGCACCGGATTGCGGAGACACATGCACTGACGTTGGACGACGAAGCCGCAGATGAGTTCGACCGGAGGCATGGCTCGTCATCGCTGATCGTTGGAAAGTACCTGAAGAACACGCTTGGTAACGAATTCCTTCGGGAGTTACGCGATGCACTCTATGCAGCCCCACCTGGATCCTCCAAGTTGCTCGAGTGCATCGGCCGCATGGTGAAGCCTGAACGTGACCGCCTACCCTTCGATTCGATCATTACCTTCAATTTCGACGACCTGATCGAGGAGACGTTGCGCTCGAATGGTACCAAGGCATGTCCGATCTATTCGGAAGAGCTCACCCACAAGTCCGATGAGATTCCGATCTATCACGTTCACGGATACCTTCCGCGACAAGCGAAAATCCCGGAAACGTCCAACATCGTGTTCAGCGAAGATGCGTATCACAGCCAATTCATTGATCCATTCAGTTGGTCGAATCTGATCCAGCTTACGAAGCTGACACACACCACCTGTCTGCTCGTCGGGATCAGTTTGAAAGACCCGAACCTGCGCCGGTTGTTGGACGTAGCGATGCGCAGGCGTGTCGATAAGACCCCGTCTCATTACATCCTTAGGGAGATTCCACGGATGTCCAACGGAGACGGACTCGACAGAGTTGCGAAGCTGTTGGAGGAGCAGGACGCGAATACGCTTGGCCTGAACGTCATCTGGTTTAATTACTTCCCGGAGATCCCCGCGATCCTGGACGAAATCTCGAGCGTCGCGTGA
- a CDS encoding efflux RND transporter periplasmic adaptor subunit, translated as MKTIRIAAVALVLVLATAAFFFLRKSGSDESSEFRTSAVTRGNLSSSVSATGSLSAVTTVQVGTQVSGQVSAIYADFNDRVRRGQLLARIDPTLAEQAVADAQAGLERARAGVQQAQADYERNRPLFDSKVITAEEFQGYRYKLQVAQADLKSAEVTMLRARRNLGYTEIYAPIDGIVVERNVDVGQTVAASFSAPQLFLIANDLSQMQILASVDESDIGDIHQGQPASFTVQSYPDRTFHGTVRQVRLQSKTTENVVNYTAVVEVANPDGKLLPGMTATVDFETGAAQNALLVPNAALRFTPSDEELKKAGIDPDSLQAARARRQGANANARAGQANQGPFGGPGGGNAGLRAAGGRGGRSSFGRIWVQDSTGKLSMVRVRTGLTDGKNTVVEGTGLKEGMKVIVGSNVASTAQTQQTSNPLGGQQRGGGGRGPGF; from the coding sequence ATGAAGACCATCCGTATCGCCGCAGTGGCCCTGGTGCTGGTGCTTGCCACCGCAGCCTTCTTCTTCCTGCGCAAGTCCGGCTCGGACGAGAGCTCGGAGTTCCGCACCTCCGCCGTCACGCGCGGGAACCTGAGCTCCAGCGTGTCCGCGACGGGATCGCTCAGCGCGGTGACCACCGTGCAGGTGGGCACCCAGGTGTCTGGGCAGGTGTCGGCCATCTACGCGGACTTCAACGACCGCGTGAGGCGGGGGCAGCTGCTGGCGCGCATCGACCCCACGCTGGCCGAGCAAGCCGTGGCGGACGCGCAGGCGGGGCTCGAGCGCGCGCGCGCCGGGGTGCAGCAGGCGCAGGCCGACTACGAGCGCAATCGCCCGCTCTTCGACAGCAAGGTCATCACCGCCGAGGAGTTCCAGGGCTACCGCTACAAGCTGCAGGTGGCGCAGGCCGACCTGAAGTCGGCCGAGGTGACCATGCTGCGCGCCCGGCGCAACCTGGGCTACACCGAGATCTACGCGCCCATCGACGGCATCGTGGTCGAGCGCAACGTGGACGTGGGGCAGACGGTGGCCGCCTCGTTCTCGGCGCCGCAGCTGTTCCTGATCGCCAACGACCTGTCGCAGATGCAGATCCTGGCGTCGGTCGACGAGAGCGACATCGGCGACATCCACCAGGGGCAGCCGGCCAGCTTCACCGTGCAGAGCTACCCCGACCGCACCTTCCACGGCACCGTGCGCCAGGTGCGCCTGCAGAGCAAGACCACGGAGAACGTGGTGAACTACACGGCGGTGGTCGAGGTGGCCAACCCCGACGGCAAGCTGCTGCCGGGGATGACGGCCACGGTGGACTTCGAGACCGGCGCCGCGCAGAACGCGCTGCTGGTGCCCAACGCCGCGCTCCGCTTCACCCCGAGCGACGAGGAGCTGAAGAAGGCGGGGATCGATCCCGACTCGCTGCAGGCCGCGCGCGCGCGACGTCAGGGCGCGAACGCGAACGCCCGCGCCGGCCAGGCCAACCAGGGCCCGTTCGGCGGCCCCGGCGGCGGCAACGCCGGCCTCCGCGCGGCGGGCGGGCGCGGCGGGCGCAGCAGCTTCGGACGGATCTGGGTGCAGGACTCCACCGGCAAGCTGTCGATGGTCCGCGTGCGCACCGGGCTGACCGACGGCAAGAACACCGTCGTCGAGGGCACCGGGCTGAAGGAGGGGATGAAGGTGATCGTGGGCTCCAACGTGGCCTCCACGGCGCAGACGCAGCAGACCAGCAATCCGCTGGGCGGGCAGCAGCGCGGCGGCGGCGGCCGCGGCCCGGGCTTCTGA
- a CDS encoding ABC transporter ATP-binding protein, with the protein MSVIHIENVTKVYGHGENEVRALRGVDLTVEPGEMIAVMGSSGSGKSTLMNILGCLDVPTSGTYLLDGVRVDGLGKNALADLRNQKLGFVFQGFNLLSRTSALENVELPLLYDRKGRWKDTKAMAATALERVGLGKRLDHQPSELSGGQQQRVAIARALVTHPTLLLADEPTGNLDSRTTMDVMALFQELNDQGITILLVTHEPEVSQYAKRIVEVRDGRILRDHPVERRRSAAADLRAARQAEELEEVAA; encoded by the coding sequence ATGAGCGTCATCCACATCGAGAACGTGACCAAGGTCTACGGCCACGGCGAGAACGAGGTGCGTGCGCTGCGCGGCGTGGACCTGACCGTGGAGCCCGGCGAGATGATCGCCGTGATGGGCTCTTCGGGATCGGGAAAGAGTACGCTGATGAACATCCTCGGCTGCCTCGACGTCCCCACCAGCGGCACCTACCTGCTCGACGGGGTGCGGGTGGACGGGCTGGGGAAGAACGCGCTGGCGGACCTGCGCAACCAGAAGCTGGGCTTCGTCTTCCAGGGCTTCAACCTCCTCTCCCGCACCAGCGCGCTGGAGAACGTGGAGCTGCCCCTGCTCTACGACCGCAAGGGGCGGTGGAAGGACACGAAGGCGATGGCGGCCACGGCGCTGGAGCGGGTGGGGCTGGGGAAGCGGCTCGACCACCAGCCCAGCGAGCTCTCGGGCGGACAGCAGCAGCGCGTGGCCATCGCCCGCGCGCTGGTGACGCACCCCACGCTCCTGCTGGCCGACGAGCCCACGGGGAACCTGGACTCGCGCACCACCATGGACGTGATGGCGCTCTTCCAGGAGCTGAACGACCAGGGGATCACCATCCTGCTGGTGACGCACGAGCCGGAAGTCTCGCAGTACGCCAAGCGCATCGTGGAGGTGCGCGACGGCCGCATCCTGCGCGACCACCCGGTCGAGCGGCGGCGGAGCGCCGCGGCCGATCTCCGGGCGGCGCGCCAGGCCGAGGAGCTGGAGGAGGTGGCGGCATGA
- a CDS encoding ABC transporter permease, with translation MKKQTLVRIAAQSILKNKMRTLLTMLGIVIGVGAVIVMVAIGHGAQSTIEKQIGNLGTNLIMVTPGATQQGGVSQGAQTFNRLTVDDAEKLQREATLVAGVSPVIFSRGQVIGGDGNWRTQIQGVSTGYQTIRGWETTSGEFFSDADLAAKRKVVVLGATVAENLFPGQDPVGQQVQVRSVPMTIVGVLAKKGQTASGNDMDDVVLLPYTTMQARLSGGMFIGQILASTASAGELPAAQDEIRAIMRESHRQSDGEPDDFTVRNQNDLAAAATSTTQVMTALLAAIASVSLVVGGIGIMNIMLVSVTERTREIGIRMAIGARGGDVLLQFLVESVVMSLLGGIIGLGVGFGAAALVGRLTGWSTSTPPQAVAIAVGFSAAVGVFFGFYPARKAAALNPIEALRYE, from the coding sequence ATGAAGAAGCAGACGCTGGTGCGCATTGCCGCGCAGAGCATCCTGAAGAACAAGATGCGCACGCTGCTGACGATGCTGGGGATCGTGATCGGCGTGGGCGCGGTGATCGTGATGGTGGCCATCGGCCACGGCGCGCAGTCGACCATCGAGAAGCAGATCGGCAACCTGGGGACGAACCTGATCATGGTGACCCCCGGCGCCACCCAGCAGGGCGGCGTGAGCCAGGGCGCGCAGACCTTCAATCGCCTCACCGTCGACGACGCGGAGAAGCTGCAGCGCGAGGCGACCCTCGTGGCCGGCGTGTCGCCCGTGATCTTCTCGCGCGGCCAGGTCATCGGCGGCGACGGCAACTGGCGCACGCAGATCCAGGGCGTGTCCACCGGCTACCAGACCATCCGCGGGTGGGAGACCACGAGCGGCGAGTTCTTCAGCGACGCCGACCTGGCCGCCAAGCGCAAGGTGGTGGTCCTCGGCGCCACCGTGGCCGAGAACCTCTTTCCCGGGCAGGACCCGGTGGGGCAGCAGGTGCAGGTGCGCAGCGTTCCCATGACCATCGTGGGCGTGCTGGCCAAAAAGGGGCAGACGGCCAGCGGCAACGACATGGACGACGTGGTGCTCCTCCCCTACACGACCATGCAGGCGCGGCTGTCGGGGGGGATGTTCATCGGGCAGATCCTGGCCAGCACCGCGTCGGCCGGCGAGCTCCCCGCGGCGCAGGACGAGATCCGCGCCATCATGCGCGAATCGCATCGCCAGAGCGACGGCGAGCCCGACGACTTCACCGTGCGCAACCAGAACGACCTGGCGGCCGCGGCCACCTCGACCACGCAGGTGATGACGGCGCTGCTGGCGGCCATCGCCTCGGTCTCGCTGGTGGTGGGGGGGATCGGGATCATGAACATCATGCTCGTCTCCGTGACGGAGCGGACGCGGGAGATCGGGATCCGCATGGCCATCGGGGCGCGCGGCGGCGACGTGCTGCTGCAGTTCCTGGTGGAGAGCGTGGTGATGAGCCTGCTGGGCGGGATCATCGGGCTGGGGGTGGGCTTCGGCGCCGCGGCCCTGGTGGGGCGGCTGACCGGGTGGAGCACCTCCACCCCGCCGCAGGCGGTGGCCATCGCGGTGGGATTCTCGGCGGCCGTGGGCGTGTTCTTCGGGTTCTATCCGGCGCGCAAGGCGGCGGCGCTGAACCCCATCGAGGCCCTGCGCTACGAATGA